The proteins below come from a single Kitasatospora sp. NBC_00315 genomic window:
- a CDS encoding adenylosuccinate synthetase, producing MPEYSATTRIHPAPPAPHAVPPGDHVIVCDLGFGDAGKGTVVDRLCRGPRGPGSIRPVHAVVRYNGGAQAAHNVVTRDGRHHTFAQFGSGTLAGVPTHLSRFMLVDPLALAAEAAHLAVLGVPDPFALLTVDRRALLTTPYHAAANRIREQRRGHARHGSCGLGIGETARYALSHPEDAPTAADCTGEGRLLGRLTLLRERLAEELGITPGNLPAPPPADCATAFRAFAERVRLTDDAHLGRLLRTGPVVFEGAQGVLLDEWHGFHPYTTWSTTTFANAETLLAESGAPRAALRLGVLRSYTTRHGPGPLPTEDKALDVPEPHNATGRWQGDFRLGHFDTVAHRYALTAAGGADALALTHLDAPARHPALRLAESYESDGTPLHRITAVAVGDLAARERLTASLLRARPGRLTDPGPDPDSWADAIAEALHTPILLESYGPTAEHKLLRALPPEAATIHSMSTEEAAQGSTAEATYGPHSHCHWCGTAYPPGTVAWPRTCPGCSEISYRNPLPVVVTLLPVDVPDGERRLVVIRRTIEPGHGLLAFPGGYVDHGESWQQACVRELQEETGIVADAADITLVSTDSDAAGGFLCLFGLLPARDLADLPPSVATDETDGWYLATSATALAFPFHTRVSHSWFTGEYAHLGQAAPVVD from the coding sequence GTGCCCGAGTACTCCGCGACGACCCGGATCCACCCCGCCCCGCCGGCCCCGCACGCCGTACCACCCGGCGACCACGTCATCGTCTGCGATCTCGGGTTCGGCGACGCCGGCAAGGGCACCGTCGTCGACCGTCTCTGCCGGGGCCCCCGTGGTCCCGGCAGCATCCGGCCGGTGCACGCCGTCGTCCGGTACAACGGCGGCGCCCAGGCCGCCCACAACGTGGTCACCCGCGACGGCCGCCACCACACCTTCGCCCAGTTCGGCTCCGGCACGCTGGCAGGCGTCCCCACCCACCTCTCCCGCTTCATGCTGGTCGACCCGCTGGCCCTCGCCGCCGAAGCCGCCCACCTGGCCGTCCTCGGCGTCCCGGACCCGTTCGCCCTGCTCACCGTCGACCGCCGAGCCCTGCTCACCACCCCCTACCACGCCGCCGCCAACCGGATCCGGGAACAGCGCCGGGGCCACGCCCGGCACGGCTCCTGCGGCCTCGGCATCGGCGAGACCGCCCGCTACGCCCTCAGCCACCCCGAGGACGCGCCCACCGCCGCCGACTGCACCGGCGAGGGCCGCCTGCTCGGCAGGCTCACCCTGCTGCGCGAGCGCCTCGCCGAGGAACTCGGCATCACCCCCGGCAACCTGCCCGCCCCGCCGCCCGCCGACTGCGCCACCGCCTTCCGCGCCTTCGCCGAGCGGGTACGCCTCACCGACGACGCCCACCTCGGCCGACTGCTGCGCACCGGCCCGGTCGTCTTCGAGGGAGCCCAGGGCGTCCTGCTCGACGAGTGGCACGGCTTCCACCCCTACACCACCTGGTCCACCACCACCTTCGCCAACGCCGAGACCCTGCTCGCCGAATCCGGCGCCCCCCGCGCCGCGCTGCGGCTCGGTGTCCTGCGCAGCTACACCACCCGGCACGGCCCCGGCCCGCTCCCCACCGAGGACAAGGCCCTGGACGTCCCCGAGCCGCACAACGCGACCGGGCGCTGGCAGGGCGACTTCCGCCTCGGCCACTTCGACACCGTCGCCCACCGGTACGCCCTCACCGCGGCCGGCGGCGCCGACGCCCTGGCCCTCACACACCTCGACGCGCCCGCCCGCCATCCCGCCCTGCGCCTCGCCGAGTCCTACGAGTCGGACGGCACGCCCCTGCACCGCATCACCGCCGTCGCCGTCGGCGACCTCGCCGCCCGGGAGCGGCTGACCGCCTCCCTGCTGCGGGCCCGCCCCGGCCGGCTCACCGACCCCGGCCCCGATCCCGACTCCTGGGCCGACGCCATCGCCGAGGCGCTGCACACGCCGATCCTGCTGGAGTCCTACGGCCCGACGGCGGAGCACAAACTCCTCCGGGCCCTCCCCCCGGAGGCCGCTACGATCCACTCCATGAGCACTGAAGAGGCCGCACAGGGCAGCACCGCGGAGGCGACGTACGGTCCCCACTCGCACTGCCACTGGTGCGGAACCGCGTACCCGCCCGGCACCGTGGCCTGGCCGCGCACCTGCCCGGGCTGCTCCGAGATCAGCTACCGCAACCCGTTGCCCGTGGTGGTCACCCTGCTCCCGGTCGACGTCCCCGACGGGGAGCGCCGGCTCGTCGTCATCCGCCGCACCATCGAGCCCGGCCACGGCCTGCTCGCCTTCCCCGGCGGCTACGTCGACCACGGCGAGAGCTGGCAGCAGGCCTGCGTCCGCGAACTCCAGGAGGAGACCGGCATCGTGGCCGACGCGGCCGACATCACGCTGGTCTCCACGGACTCCGACGCGGCCGGTGGCTTCCTCTGCCTCTTCGGCCTCCTCCCGGCCCGCGATCTCGCGGACCTGCCCCCGTCGGTGGCCACCGACGAGACCGACGGCTGGTACCTGGCCACCTCCGCCACCGCGCTGGCCTTCCCCTTCCACACCCGGGTCTCGCACTCCTGGTTCACCGGCGAGTACGCCCACCTCGGGCAGGCCGCTCCCGTCGTCGACTGA
- a CDS encoding acetoacetate--CoA ligase, whose amino-acid sequence MSTPPQDQPLWRPDPATAAATRIVAFQTWAATHHGAPRAPLAPATDDDRAAARYADLHAWSTADQDRFWTAVTQWFDVRFSTPPDSVLADPAMPGARWFPGARLNYAEHALRHGEDPATAGRPAILHLDETTDRPITLSWSELRRQVGSLSAALRARGVGPGDRVGAYLPNIPQAVVALLATASIGAIWTSCAPDFGARSVLDRLQQIEPAVLFAVDGYHYGGKDHDRTDVVAELRRELPTLRTVVHVPLLGGPAPEGALHWDDLTAGAAEPEFEQLPFDHPLWVLYSSGTTGLPKAIVQSQGGILVEHLKQAGLHLDLGPGDRFLWYTSTGWMMWNFLVAGLLVGATIVTYDGSPGHPDTGAFWSVAARTGATVLGTSAAYVMAGRKAELHPGRDLDLSAVRCIGTTGSPLPPDGFRWIYEEVKEDVWLASVSGGTDVCSCFVGGVPTLPVYLGEIQAPCLGAAVESWDVNGRPLTDAVGELVVTQPLPSMPTGFWNDPEGTRYRDSYFDMYPGTWRHGDWITVTARGTVIIHGRSDSTLNRQGVRMGSSDIYEVVERLPEIAESLVIGLEEPDGGYWMPLFVVLAPGASLDDGLRARIRGSLREQLSPRHVPDEVVAVAGLPHTLTGKRIEVPVKRLLAGTPLDQAVNPGSVDNLDHLRFFEHLGRDRRG is encoded by the coding sequence GTGAGCACCCCACCCCAGGACCAGCCGCTCTGGCGGCCCGACCCCGCCACCGCCGCCGCCACCCGGATCGTGGCCTTCCAGACCTGGGCGGCCACGCACCACGGCGCCCCCCGCGCCCCGCTCGCGCCCGCCACCGACGACGACCGGGCCGCCGCCCGCTACGCCGACCTGCACGCGTGGTCCACCGCCGACCAGGACCGCTTCTGGACGGCCGTGACCCAGTGGTTCGACGTACGGTTCTCCACCCCACCCGACAGCGTCCTGGCCGACCCCGCGATGCCCGGCGCCCGCTGGTTTCCCGGCGCCCGCCTCAACTACGCCGAGCACGCCCTGCGCCACGGCGAGGACCCGGCGACCGCCGGCCGGCCGGCCATCCTCCACCTGGACGAGACCACCGACCGGCCGATCACCCTCAGCTGGTCCGAACTCCGCCGCCAGGTCGGATCGCTCAGCGCCGCCCTGCGCGCCCGGGGCGTCGGCCCCGGCGACCGCGTCGGCGCCTACCTCCCCAACATCCCGCAGGCCGTGGTGGCGCTCCTCGCCACCGCCTCCATCGGTGCGATCTGGACCTCCTGCGCCCCCGACTTCGGCGCCCGCAGCGTCCTGGACCGCCTCCAGCAGATCGAACCCGCCGTCCTGTTCGCCGTCGACGGTTACCACTACGGCGGCAAGGACCACGACCGCACCGACGTCGTCGCCGAGCTGCGCCGCGAGCTCCCCACGCTGCGCACCGTCGTCCACGTCCCGCTGCTCGGCGGTCCGGCCCCCGAGGGCGCCCTGCACTGGGACGACCTCACCGCCGGCGCCGCGGAGCCGGAGTTCGAACAGCTCCCGTTCGACCACCCGCTCTGGGTCCTCTACTCCTCCGGCACCACCGGCCTGCCCAAGGCCATCGTGCAGAGCCAGGGCGGCATCCTGGTCGAGCACCTCAAGCAGGCGGGCCTGCACCTCGACCTCGGCCCCGGCGACCGCTTCCTCTGGTACACCTCCACCGGCTGGATGATGTGGAACTTCCTGGTCGCCGGCCTGCTCGTCGGTGCCACGATCGTCACGTACGACGGCAGCCCCGGCCACCCCGACACCGGCGCCTTCTGGTCGGTCGCCGCCCGCACCGGCGCCACCGTGCTCGGCACCTCCGCCGCCTACGTGATGGCCGGCCGCAAGGCCGAGCTGCACCCCGGCCGCGACCTCGACCTGTCCGCCGTCCGCTGCATCGGCACCACCGGCTCGCCGCTCCCGCCGGACGGCTTCCGCTGGATCTACGAGGAGGTCAAGGAGGACGTCTGGCTCGCCTCGGTCAGCGGCGGCACCGACGTCTGCAGCTGCTTCGTCGGCGGCGTCCCCACGCTGCCGGTGTACCTCGGTGAGATCCAGGCACCCTGCCTGGGCGCCGCCGTCGAGTCCTGGGACGTGAACGGCCGCCCGCTCACCGACGCGGTCGGAGAACTGGTCGTCACCCAGCCGCTGCCCTCCATGCCGACCGGCTTCTGGAACGATCCCGAGGGCACGCGCTACCGCGACAGCTACTTCGACATGTACCCGGGCACCTGGCGCCACGGGGACTGGATCACCGTGACGGCGCGCGGCACCGTGATCATCCACGGCCGCTCGGACTCCACCCTCAACCGCCAGGGCGTCCGGATGGGCTCGTCCGACATCTACGAGGTCGTGGAGCGGCTGCCCGAGATCGCCGAATCCCTCGTCATCGGCCTCGAGGAGCCGGACGGCGGCTACTGGATGCCGCTCTTCGTCGTCCTCGCACCCGGCGCGAGCCTGGACGACGGCCTGCGGGCCCGGATCCGCGGCTCTCTGCGGGAGCAGCTCTCCCCCCGCCACGTTCCCGACGAGGTCGTCGCCGTCGCCGGTCTGCCGCACACACTCACCGGCAAGCGGATCGAGGTCCCGGTGAAGCGCCTGCTCGCCGGCACGCCGCTGGACCAGGCCGTCAACCCGGGCTCCGTCGACAACCTCGACCACCTGCGCTTCTTCGAGCACCTCGGTCGGGACCGCCGCGGCTGA